The following proteins are encoded in a genomic region of Nocardioides sp. cx-173:
- a CDS encoding App1 family protein, with protein MSPTHRAARIEDGIHAAVERRLAARGWSPHLTPYVGYGAPGWVRVLARVLLAPPGTPRDERPERRGWRRFTTVSADGIDVTVRLGGETHVVTSGRDGYVDVRLPADLPSGWATALLSVGDTTPVETRLRIVGPETTYGVVSDVDDTVIVTMLPRPLVAFRNAFLVRESARTPVPGMAGLYADIVRAHPDVVFCYLSTGAWNTAAALGDFLARHGYPPGPLLLTDWGPTSTGWFRSGPAHKHAQLERLFADLPQVRWLLVGDDGQHDPTIYAEAAVAHPDRVRAIAIRQLSVGEQLAQHGVPTGPDPLTSAATEGGTPAVWAPDGSGLAVAMRRRNLLPGR; from the coding sequence ATGAGCCCGACCCACCGCGCCGCCCGGATCGAGGACGGGATCCACGCTGCCGTCGAGCGCCGGCTCGCCGCGCGCGGCTGGTCGCCGCACCTCACGCCGTACGTGGGGTACGGCGCTCCGGGCTGGGTGCGGGTCCTCGCCCGGGTCCTGCTCGCCCCGCCGGGGACCCCGCGCGACGAGCGACCCGAGCGGCGCGGGTGGCGCCGCTTCACCACGGTGTCGGCCGACGGCATCGACGTGACGGTGCGGCTCGGGGGAGAGACCCACGTCGTGACGAGCGGGCGCGACGGCTACGTCGACGTCCGGCTGCCGGCCGACCTGCCCTCGGGCTGGGCCACCGCCCTGCTCTCGGTGGGCGACACGACACCCGTCGAGACCCGGCTGCGCATCGTCGGCCCGGAGACGACGTACGGGGTGGTGAGCGACGTGGACGACACCGTGATCGTGACGATGCTGCCCCGTCCCCTCGTGGCCTTCCGCAACGCGTTCCTGGTGCGCGAGAGCGCCCGCACGCCCGTGCCGGGCATGGCCGGTCTCTACGCCGACATCGTCAGGGCGCACCCCGACGTCGTCTTCTGCTACCTCTCCACCGGCGCCTGGAACACCGCGGCCGCGCTCGGCGACTTCCTTGCCCGCCACGGCTACCCGCCCGGCCCGCTGCTCCTCACCGACTGGGGTCCGACGAGCACCGGGTGGTTCCGCTCCGGGCCGGCCCACAAGCATGCCCAGCTCGAGCGGCTCTTCGCGGACCTGCCCCAGGTGCGGTGGCTGCTGGTCGGGGACGACGGCCAGCACGACCCCACCATCTACGCCGAGGCCGCGGTCGCCCATCCCGACCGGGTCCGCGCGATCGCGATCCGCCAGCTCAGCGTCGGCGAGCAGCTCGCCCAGCACGGTGTCCCCACCGGCCCCGACCCCCTCACCAGCGCCGCCACCGAGGGCGGCACCCCCGCCGTCTGGGCCCCCGACGGCTCCGGGCTGGCGGTGGCCATGCGGCGCCGCAACCTCCTCCCTGGGCGGTAG
- a CDS encoding transglutaminase domain-containing protein: MSAPDLTPHLRPAPRPRTPPREPAVQPFHVWDLVLVFGLTAIALVGWESTFRGPGWWVAGGLAALTGILVAVTVVSARGGVEIVTLVLLIGYYLASGPIVDGTLRLDGLRTLESGVRANAEGWPILLGTHPPIDGSGAVLIAPVLLSLTSAGVGAALALRSTRAALPLVPPTLMLGAVLLLAQPEPVSVLLQGVGYGTLAMWWMRLRGLRVDEAAHGPDPARAWRLVGSVALVVVVALVAGLLASTSQPDERLLLSRRLAPYQVEKLSTPLDEFRHYTRQRGRKEGNVFNAKLFEVEGAPTGARLRLAALDTYDGSSWQADNDTDPEREDDRFLRLSTTIENPSSGKERRVTVRPTANYTMPWVPTLGAVRAFQFLGSAREDAQSHLRYNPATQTAVMDDGLEKSDAYLFATGVTGGPLKQWMSPSEQLDPELYDQAAFLQPAVDAWAVGTTYPMQALFQVAARLKKVGRYSSGFASWEAIYRPGHAKERLGDDFVLGVPTVGDDEQYAAAMALLATRLGVPARVVVGAVVPRSGTVRGKDIQAWVEVRIEDGSWRTLPTEAFMGHKPPERSEVGRPKLRSFPPLQPQSPEAQEPEAEEPQAEEQEEDLSPDAGAGSGGVPWRWMVLLVIVLLLSAVPLAKVVRRRRRLAARRVSARYAGAWLELVDRARDLGHPVPAGLTRPAEARVVGGATGDGSLLTLAAEADSRIFGADEPPAADAAAFWALVRDHRSGLAAGVSLRRRIWALFSPSSLRPPPGDAEGR, translated from the coding sequence GTGAGCGCCCCCGACCTGACGCCGCACCTGCGGCCCGCACCCCGGCCGCGGACCCCGCCGCGCGAGCCGGCCGTGCAGCCCTTCCACGTCTGGGACCTGGTGCTGGTCTTCGGCCTCACCGCGATCGCGCTGGTCGGCTGGGAGTCGACCTTCCGCGGGCCCGGCTGGTGGGTCGCGGGCGGGCTGGCGGCGCTGACCGGCATCCTCGTCGCGGTCACGGTGGTCTCCGCCCGCGGCGGCGTGGAGATCGTGACCCTGGTGCTGTTGATCGGCTACTACCTGGCCTCCGGGCCGATCGTCGACGGCACCCTGCGCCTGGACGGCCTGCGGACACTGGAGTCCGGGGTCCGCGCCAACGCCGAGGGCTGGCCGATCCTGCTCGGCACGCACCCCCCGATCGACGGCTCCGGCGCGGTGCTGATCGCGCCGGTGCTGCTCAGCCTCACCTCGGCCGGTGTCGGCGCCGCCCTCGCCCTGCGCAGCACCCGCGCCGCGCTGCCGCTCGTGCCCCCGACGCTCATGCTGGGCGCGGTGCTCCTGCTGGCCCAGCCGGAGCCGGTGTCGGTGCTGCTCCAAGGAGTCGGCTACGGCACCTTGGCCATGTGGTGGATGCGCCTGCGCGGCCTGCGCGTGGACGAGGCGGCCCACGGGCCCGACCCCGCGCGGGCCTGGCGGCTGGTCGGCAGCGTCGCACTGGTGGTGGTCGTGGCCCTGGTCGCCGGACTCCTGGCCAGTACGTCGCAGCCCGACGAGCGGCTGCTGCTCAGCCGCCGCCTCGCGCCGTACCAGGTGGAGAAGCTCTCGACCCCGCTCGACGAGTTCCGCCACTACACCCGGCAGCGAGGCAGGAAGGAGGGCAACGTCTTCAACGCCAAGCTGTTCGAGGTCGAGGGTGCCCCGACGGGGGCCCGCCTGCGGCTGGCCGCCCTCGACACCTACGACGGGTCCAGCTGGCAGGCCGACAACGACACCGACCCGGAGCGCGAGGACGACCGCTTCCTGCGGCTCTCGACGACGATCGAGAACCCCTCCTCGGGCAAGGAGCGCCGGGTCACGGTCCGACCGACGGCCAACTACACGATGCCGTGGGTGCCCACCCTCGGGGCGGTGCGGGCCTTCCAGTTCCTGGGCAGCGCGCGCGAGGACGCCCAGTCGCACCTGCGCTACAACCCCGCCACCCAGACCGCGGTGATGGACGACGGTCTGGAGAAGAGTGACGCCTACCTGTTCGCCACCGGGGTCACCGGAGGCCCGCTCAAGCAGTGGATGTCGCCGTCGGAGCAGCTCGACCCCGAGCTCTACGACCAGGCGGCGTTCCTCCAGCCCGCCGTCGACGCCTGGGCCGTCGGTACGACGTACCCCATGCAGGCGCTCTTCCAGGTGGCCGCTCGGCTGAAGAAGGTCGGGCGCTACAGCTCCGGCTTCGCGTCCTGGGAGGCGATCTACCGACCCGGCCACGCCAAGGAGCGGCTGGGCGACGACTTCGTGCTCGGGGTCCCGACCGTCGGCGACGACGAGCAGTACGCCGCCGCGATGGCCCTCCTCGCGACTCGGCTCGGGGTGCCGGCCCGGGTGGTCGTCGGGGCCGTCGTGCCCAGGTCGGGCACCGTCCGCGGCAAGGACATCCAGGCGTGGGTGGAGGTGCGCATCGAGGACGGCAGCTGGCGCACCCTGCCGACGGAGGCCTTCATGGGGCACAAGCCACCCGAGCGGTCCGAGGTCGGGCGCCCGAAGCTGCGGTCCTTCCCACCGCTGCAGCCCCAGAGCCCCGAGGCGCAGGAGCCCGAGGCCGAGGAGCCGCAGGCCGAGGAGCAGGAGGAGGACCTGTCCCCGGACGCAGGCGCCGGCTCCGGCGGCGTGCCGTGGCGCTGGATGGTGCTGCTGGTGATCGTGCTCCTCCTGTCCGCCGTACCGCTCGCGAAGGTCGTACGCCGCCGGCGCCGCCTCGCCGCACGCCGGGTCAGCGCGCGCTACGCCGGCGCCTGGCTCGAGCTGGTCGACCGCGCGCGCGACCTCGGCCACCCGGTCCCCGCCGGCCTGACCCGTCCCGCCGAGGCGCGCGTCGTGGGTGGGGCCACCGGCGACGGCTCGCTCCTGACCCTGGCCGCCGAGGCCGACTCCCGGATCTTCGGCGCCGACGAGCCGCCCGCGGCCGACGCGGCGGCGTTCTGGGCGCTCGTGCGCGACCACCGCTCCGGCCTCGCCGCCGGCGTCTCCCTCCGCCGGCGGATCTGGGCGCTCTTCAGCCCCTCATCGCTGCGTCCGCCGCCGGGTGACGCGGAGGGCAGGTAA
- a CDS encoding DUF58 domain-containing protein translates to MPDLRRAARLALATTTPAGRSVIALGVVSTVVAGQAGYEEFRLIAIMCGLLVLVALLLFALPTRVRARLELRPAHTTAGETGAGELRVTNLRLTPLYHPLVTIPLDADRDERRGAQRVHVRLPVLRRNQPVTEQFEVPAVRRGVLRVGPAGARRTDPLGFFQRHAAWSEPAELLVRPRMVSVEGLGPGSVKDLEGTPSDQVSMSDLAFHALREYVRGDDLRHVHWRSSARAGRLYVRQYHDTRRTHAVVLVDDTRSAYADPEDFELALQIAASVVMRVALDEFDLSLVCGPQQLSGAAQHVLDAFCFSELAAGDLVVSARTAAHLAPDASQLIVVSGGRLDTELLPAVRDAFPDDVRFLGLRADPRADPDAPGAQGPQLVTVDALERLPGLLASHVRGIVL, encoded by the coding sequence GTGCCTGACCTGCGCCGCGCGGCGCGCCTCGCCCTCGCGACGACCACCCCGGCCGGCCGGTCCGTGATCGCACTCGGGGTCGTGAGCACGGTCGTCGCCGGCCAGGCCGGCTACGAGGAGTTCCGGCTGATCGCGATCATGTGCGGGCTCCTGGTCCTGGTCGCCCTGCTGCTCTTCGCCCTCCCCACCCGGGTGCGTGCGCGACTCGAGCTGCGCCCCGCGCACACGACCGCCGGCGAGACCGGCGCCGGCGAGCTGCGGGTCACCAACCTGCGGCTCACGCCGCTCTACCACCCGCTGGTCACGATCCCGCTCGACGCGGACCGCGACGAGCGCAGGGGCGCGCAGCGGGTCCACGTGCGGCTGCCGGTGCTGCGGCGCAACCAGCCGGTGACCGAGCAGTTCGAGGTGCCGGCCGTACGCCGGGGGGTCCTCCGGGTCGGGCCCGCGGGCGCCCGCCGTACCGACCCGCTGGGGTTCTTCCAGCGCCACGCCGCCTGGTCGGAGCCCGCCGAGCTGCTCGTGCGTCCGCGGATGGTCTCGGTCGAGGGGCTCGGCCCCGGCTCGGTGAAGGACCTCGAGGGCACCCCCAGCGACCAGGTCTCGATGAGCGACCTGGCCTTCCACGCCCTGCGCGAGTACGTGCGCGGGGACGACCTGCGCCACGTCCACTGGCGCTCGTCGGCGCGAGCCGGGCGCCTGTACGTCCGGCAGTACCACGACACCCGGCGCACCCACGCCGTCGTCCTGGTCGACGACACCCGCTCCGCCTACGCCGACCCCGAGGACTTCGAGCTGGCGCTGCAGATCGCGGCCTCGGTGGTCATGAGGGTGGCGCTCGACGAGTTCGACCTCAGCCTGGTCTGTGGTCCCCAGCAGCTCTCGGGCGCGGCCCAGCACGTGCTGGACGCGTTCTGCTTCTCCGAGCTCGCCGCGGGGGACCTGGTGGTCTCGGCGCGTACGGCGGCGCACCTCGCGCCCGACGCCAGCCAGCTCATCGTGGTGTCCGGCGGCCGGCTGGACACCGAGCTGCTACCCGCGGTGCGCGACGCCTTCCCCGACGACGTGCGGTTCCTGGGCTTGCGCGCAGACCCGCGCGCCGACCCGGACGCCCCCGGCGCCCAGGGCCCACAGCTCGTCACCGTCGACGCGCTGGAGCGGCTGCCCGGCCTGCTGGCCTCGCACGTGCGCGGGATCGTGCTGTGA
- a CDS encoding O-acetylhomoserine aminocarboxypropyltransferase/cysteine synthase family protein — protein MTYRPETLAVHAGQEHDPATNARAVPIYQTTSYVFNDTEHAANLFSLAEPGNIYTRIMNPTQDVFEQRMTQLEGGVGALAVASGSTATTYAVLNLTYAGDNIVALSTLYGGTYALFAHTLPQFGIEVRFVDPEKPEDLANAVDDKTRLVFGETVGNPKINVIDIPAWSEAAHALGLPLIIDNTAPTPYLVRALEQGADVVVHAATKFIGGHGTSIGGVIVDSGRFDWAAHADRFPGLTKPDPAYHGVVWTDAVGPAAYIIRARTVLLRNTGGAITPMNSWLFLQGLETLHLRMERHSANALQVAQYLAAHDSVSWVSYPGLADSPYKEVHDRIGTGKGYGGILSFGVKSGRDGGKRFIESLGLFSHLANIGDAKSLAIHNATTTHSQLTPEELVAAGVPEDMVRLSIGIENVEDLIADLDQALAASK, from the coding sequence ATGACCTACCGTCCCGAGACCCTGGCCGTGCATGCCGGCCAGGAGCACGACCCCGCGACGAACGCCCGGGCGGTGCCGATCTACCAGACCACCTCCTACGTCTTCAACGACACCGAGCACGCCGCCAACCTCTTCAGCCTCGCCGAGCCGGGCAACATCTACACCCGGATCATGAACCCGACCCAGGACGTCTTCGAGCAGCGGATGACCCAGCTCGAGGGCGGCGTGGGCGCGCTCGCCGTCGCGAGCGGCTCCACCGCCACGACGTACGCGGTGCTCAACCTGACCTACGCCGGCGACAACATCGTGGCGCTCTCGACCCTGTACGGCGGCACCTACGCGCTGTTCGCGCACACGCTGCCGCAGTTCGGCATCGAGGTGCGCTTCGTCGACCCCGAGAAGCCCGAGGACCTCGCGAACGCCGTCGACGACAAGACCCGCCTGGTGTTCGGCGAGACGGTCGGCAACCCCAAGATCAACGTCATCGACATCCCGGCCTGGTCCGAGGCCGCGCACGCCCTGGGGCTGCCGCTGATCATCGACAACACCGCCCCGACGCCGTACCTCGTGCGCGCGCTGGAGCAGGGCGCCGACGTGGTCGTGCACGCCGCGACCAAGTTCATCGGCGGCCACGGCACCTCGATCGGCGGCGTCATCGTGGACTCCGGGCGCTTCGACTGGGCCGCCCACGCCGACCGGTTCCCGGGCCTGACCAAGCCCGACCCGGCCTACCACGGCGTCGTGTGGACCGACGCGGTCGGGCCGGCGGCCTACATCATCCGGGCGCGCACGGTGCTGCTGCGCAACACCGGCGGGGCGATCACGCCCATGAACTCCTGGCTGTTCCTCCAGGGCCTCGAGACGCTGCACCTGCGCATGGAGCGCCACAGCGCCAACGCGCTGCAGGTCGCGCAGTACCTCGCCGCGCACGACTCGGTGTCGTGGGTGAGCTACCCCGGCCTGGCCGACAGCCCCTACAAGGAGGTCCACGACCGCATCGGCACCGGCAAGGGCTACGGCGGCATCCTGAGCTTCGGCGTGAAGTCCGGCCGCGACGGGGGCAAGCGCTTCATCGAGTCGCTGGGCCTGTTCAGCCACCTGGCCAACATCGGCGACGCCAAGTCGCTGGCGATCCACAACGCCACCACGACCCACAGCCAGCTGACCCCCGAGGAGCTCGTCGCCGCCGGCGTGCCCGAGGACATGGTCCGCCTGTCGATCGGCATCGAGAACGTCGAGGACCTCATCGCCGACCTGGACCAGGCGCTGGCCGCCAGCAAGTGA